The following nucleotide sequence is from Aspergillus luchuensis IFO 4308 DNA, chromosome 1, nearly complete sequence.
CTCGAGCCTCGACTCTCTTGGGTATCTTCATACAACGACCAATGGACAATGATGCTTACACCGTATCCTCCTCAAAGACTTATATAAGTCCCTGTCCCGTCTGGTCTTATCCCAGATAGCACTGAGCGATCAAACAACATCTTCAACTACTACCAGACAACCCAAGATCAATCTTCTTACAACCCACCAAACTGTGAGTGTACCACCCATACCCCATCcaacaaacacacacacccaaCTAACAACACCCAAAGCAACCCACATCCCCAACCAAAATGGCAATCTGGCTCCAAGGCCCCGGCTCCGGCGCCATCGCCGACCCGGCCCTCAAAATCCGTCCGGACAGAGGCGGCGCCATCGTGCAGCCATCCAGACCCGATGCAAAGCAGGGCGCCGTGCACTtcatcctccccgccccaCCACGCGAGAACCCCAACATAACCTCCGTCGCCGTTGACTTCGAGACCGATAAGGCATACGTCGACGCCGTGGCTATTCGTTTCGCCAACATGGAGGCATTCCGCGAACGGTTCCCCGGTCCCAAGACTTCCTCGTTTGCCGTCAAAGTGCCTCCGGGGGAGGCGGAGTATAATGGTCGTGGAGTTGTTGTTACAGTTTATGTGAAGTTTAGGGAGTTCAGGGCTGTCGTTGATTTTGATCAGGTGAGGATTGCGGTTGAGTAGGTGCGCTTGTGTTCTTGGGATTGGGTTTTCAGTTCTTGGTTTCGTTCTTGTGTATTATGTATGGTTTATTGGTTTGAAGGGTGTCGCTCCCTGTCAGGATAGGGAGTGATGTTTGGATTATTGCTTTGTTTCTGTATTTTGTGTTAACCTACCTGCTGTGGCGATTTCGACTTATGTCTGACTCAATGGATGTGCTGTGCATTTCATATGGTTGAAGAGACAATATTAAATTAACCTCAGATACTGTCTGGAGGCTTTCTTTAGAACAATGTTCGCAATAGACATAGTGCGGAAGCCTATCTTCTATCGATCCCAACATGCTATCTCATAAAGATGTGAAGCCACCCCAACCATAAAGCACGATACAAAAGAAAAGTCCCCTGAAACACCTAGTactccaaaccaaaccatATCAATAACTTCATAACATCATACCTCATAAgccctccttcttgtcctaTCCCAACTACCGCATAGCCATACTAGCAATAACCACCGAACTCATATGACTGCCCGTAGAAATataccctcccctccccatatTCATCCCTACCATACCCACCCCCAACTGCCCCAtattcatcttctcctcaccaGCCATCCTAGGCTCCAACGCCAAACTCCTCTCATACATGCCCTCGACATCACCTCCAGCAGCTTGCACATTCCTTACTATAAACTCTTGTATCTCAGGCACAGGAAGCAAACTGTACCCGACAGCCTGACAGCTCTCGATCTCGCGCAGGATGTCAGCGACTTTGATCCGCTTGCTGAAATTTATCATCACGTTCGGGGGCGGGGTGTGACTTGGGATGCCGTCTTCTATGAAGGTGAGGTCGGTTAGGTAGGTTccttaattaagattaagtGTTAGTATGGTAAGATTTGGTTGGAAAAGAGGCAGGGAAGTTAGGCTGCATACCGAGGAAGGGGATGCGTGGTGGGCCTGCTGCGCGAAGCTTTTCTCGGTACTTGATGAAGTTCTTGTCGCTGGACATGAGGCTCTGCATGTCTTCGAGCAGTTTGCGCGTCTTGGGGCTCACTTGCGTCCAGGTGCGGTGGAGACGGTAGATCGGGCTTGTGGCCAGGCCGGAGATTAGGGACATCATGGTTGCGAAGTTGTTGAGGGAGCGGCAGTTCTATTGATAGCATTGTGTGTTAGCATGTGGGCTGAGAGTGTTCGAGTAAGGGGAGGGCATACGTCGGCAATATTGACAAACTGCTTGATCATAGAGAcacgcttcttcatctcatcgTGGGCCAGGATCATCTCCCCGACCCAGTTGGCGAGTTGGTTGGAATGTAGAATCGTGGCGTTGACGCCGGTAGTGCGTTCGATAGaactggtgctgctggttgtgcTGATGCTGGTGCGGCGTGAGGGAGGGATAGATGGTGGTCTATCGGTATCTTTCTTCTGCCATGACTTGTTGAGACACTCGGTAGGTTTGATCCGAGCGAAGAGACGTGACTCGATGATGGTAAGTTGGCGGGCGATCTCCATCGGGTCGAGGTCGAGGaacttgagcttcttcatgTTCCTTGGGGTGAGTGGTTTCGGCACCGTGCTGTTTGGAGGAGTCATATAACGTTTGAGGATGTCTTGACCCTTCAGACGGTGCTCGATAATGGTGATGAGTTGTGAGGCAGTGGGAACGTTGGCGAGAGGTTGGACGTGGGCGTGGATGTGTCGGAGGAAGTCCATTGTTGATTCAGTTGGTGGTTCCATCCAGTACCGCTCCAGCCAGGTCTTGAGTATGTTGATGACGCGGAAGCGTACagtcttctgcttctgttcGGTCCATCGTGAGAGGTCAGAGTCGCTGAGGCCTGGAGGTGGGGGCATGTTCAGTCGTTGGAGGAGAATCTCAAAGAGTTCCCGGCCGCAGACGAAGGTCGGGTAGGTCATGAGGAAGGTCTCGTTGAACGAGACATCTAGCCGATCATGGCGTGTCAGTTGCTCGACCAGCCCACAGATGGAGGCGTGTTTGATGGTTTGGCGTTGGTCGTCCTCGTAAACAACCTCATCCTCGTAGTCGAGGCTCAAGAACGGGGCCGCATTCGTGTCGATCGGCATCGTCGACCATTTCCTGGCGTGCtgggagctggaagacaTTGTCGTGGGCGTATTGTTTCGTGCATAGTCGAGGTCGGATAGAGACGCTGCACTGGCCAGTCGACGTGCTTGGGGCAAGAGGGGGTTTATGTCCGGGGTGACACCGGCAGCCTGGTGCAAGTAGACGATAGTGGACAATAGTCCGCACGCGAGTAAGAGGGAAGCGAGTATAGCGCTGGAACCACGGGTCTGGAACCCCACCAGCCCACATAGAATGGACGTTGTGCGTCACTTCCCGGATGTCTTGAACGAGGTAGGGCCAGGGGCGCACAAGTTCCGACATCGCCCAGCATTTATCAATCTTATCACCGACGCGGATCggcctcatcatctccacatTGAGTAAGGCAGGGCCATCGCACGGCTCCACCTGAGCCATTTTCTGCGTGTTAGCGCGTTCATAGTCTGCTCACCGTGCGTGTCTCGGGTGGGTTCGGCGGTCATGGTAGCCTATGATTAGGCTGGTGCGCTTGTCGTCGGCTGGTTCTCTTCTTTTGATGGCTGCTGCCAAGATGGAATGGCTTCTGGGACGCTTGTGATGGGCTGCAAAGTGATCCCACTCGGGTCTCGGAGGGCTTTTCCTTAACGAGAGGTATTCGGAGTTTGATCTATCATCTTCTACCGTTACGTTATTGCGGAGCTATTCTACTCCGGTGAAAAAAACCAGCGTAGTGACCCGACCATTATGGAAGCGATGACCATCATGGAAGCAATAACTACTATGGAAGCAATAACTACTATGGAAGCAATAACTACTATGGAAGGAAAGACTACCATGGAAGGAATGTCAATCATAGAAGGGTTCACTATCATGGAAGCAATGACTATTATGAAAGCAATGACTATTATGGAAGAATGATTAGAATGGTATCTTGTATCCAACTCTACAAAACCTCTATACACACATCCTCAGATCACCTGGCCCTTGTTTTGCTGTGGCTTGTTCAGCCTGAAGTTCTTCCATATAGCGACGCAAGGAATCCCCAGCGCCATCGCTACCACAGCTGCAATACACGCATACTTCATGTATACGCCGTAAGCCGCATTGATAGCATCACGAATAACGGAACCAATGGGATACTCGAGCTGCGTGAGGTACCCGCCCACATAGATCTCCATGGCTTTGTCCTTGCTGCCCTCGGGTAACGCATCCCTCAGTGCACCAGGGAAGGTGTTGGTGTAGATGGCAGCGGCAACTGCGTAGCCTACTGCACCGCCCAGACTCGAGAAGAGACCAATCAGGGAAAGCATCATGGGAACACCCTCACGATCAGAGGCAGCCATGACAGCCATGTCTTCACCAATAACCAGGGTGCCACCTCCAAAGGCAATGAATATCTGACACATCACAATATACCCGATGCCTCCACCGGCCGATCGAAAGTGGATCATTAACCCTGCTCCTAGTAGGACCAGGGGCAGTCCAAAACCTAAACAGGTATACTTGAACTGCCGGGTGACATAGACCGTTATGCCGAACACAGCAGACCAGAAACATGAACCAACGTTGTAAATCTGCCCGACGTAGCCGGCCATGCCGATGCTCAGCCCGTAAACAACCATGCAGAAGTTGTAGAAGTAAAGCTCCCATGTGTAGTAActgaagaagagacagaatGCAAGACCGCAAGCCCCTATTACCGTGGGCTGCTTGAAAACTCGCCACTTGATGAAGTGATTGCGCGCCCCGAATCGCTCCCAGAGACCAAACAAGACGAACAGCACGAATCcaatgatgatcatggaGATAAAAGCGGCACTCTTATACTCGGTGCGTCCGTAGGATGCGAGACTGAATGGgagtaggaggaggaggaaggcagCGGTCAAGAGAAATGCACCAATCACTGCAGGAGAGTCAGAGAATGTCAATTAAAACAAAAGGATTGTGCTTACCGTCGAAATCATGGAAGTAGTGGACTACTGATTCCCAGAAAGTCCGGCCACTTGGCTCCCGACCGTAGATATACATACTCTCCGCCTTTCGTTGGTAGAATTTGAATATCACAGCCAGAGGAATGAATACAAATGGCATCACAATCGCAAAGATACCGTATCCCCAGCGCCATGATGCTCTCTTAATGATTGACTCGGCAGCCAAGGGGCCAGTGAACGCAGTGCAAATAAAAGGAGTACTGGCAAAACCAAAGGCGAAAGCTCGGTTACGCATCCCGGCAGTATCGGCCATGAAGACATCGAGGATGAGATAGACAGCATCATATCCGACCCAGTACAGAACATAACCGGCTGCATAGGAGCTGGGATTGTTGCATGCTGCAAGGATAACAAGTCCAAGGAGGTAAACACCGACAAAGACCAAGAATCCTTCCGTTCTTCCCCAGACGTTCAACAACTTCGCTGCAGGAAGTCGAACGACACCACTAATCACGCTAGCTGCAATGCCTGCCGTACTCACTTCGGGAGCAGCTTCAAAGTTGGCGTATGCGTTCTGGATCACATTGCTGCTGACCGAGGACTGTAGCGCTAACATAAAGAAGGAAAGCCAGATCCTGTGGTCGGAAACAGATCATGTCAGATATGAGAATCATTACAGGAGTGGGGGACTCACAGTGCATAAGTGAGATAAGCCATCTTCTTACTCCAAGCCAATGCTGCAGCTTCGGCCTGCTGCATACCACGAGGTGCATCGTGGGTTACCACGTTGGCCGACTTTTGAGCCTCGTCTGCTTGCCAGGCCTCAAGAGTGATCTCATCAGGGTTCCCCTCTCCGTTGCTGGGAGAGGTGACTTCCACCTCATAGCTGAAGTCTTTGAAATCCGCTCCAGCCACATGTTGTGCCAGCTGCACATCATTACGGCCTCGAGTGATGAGGGTAGGACTCATGGCTGGTGACCACTAAATCAAACGAGAGGTAAGGAATGTGAGTAGTTTGATGGTCCTCAGTGCGTAGTCCTCCGTGATCAGGTAATGTGCGACGTCGAGGCGGCCATGAGTGCGGTTTTCAACATTCCGAGGGAGCGGACAGGCTGCGAGCATCGGAGCATCGCATGCAGGAGTAGTGTATCCATTTTGCACGAGGCGCGCTTCCCGATGTAGATCTCTGGGTGAACCCAAGCATCATGCATCTTGACTGGCACGAATGGGCGATGGCAGCGCGGATCAGATAACGTAGTGTGGGATCAGATAAAAATCTAATGGTGTGGTCCTGGCATCGCTCTCTTCCAATGAAATGGCGATCGACTTcagcccttccttccttggcAAGGCAGCGCGTGATAGACCCTTGGCTGCAGGCTCTGACTGGCattgtgattgattgcttcGTGGGCAGGCCTTTTCACTGGTTCGATGGGTCCAGGATCCACTCAGGCACGGGAAGTCATACTCACACATTCCATATTCACAAATGTTGTTAGGCTTGAAAGGCAGCCTGACTGTAGTATTAAGCTCACGACGCCGATCATCTCGGGTGGGAAATTCCAACTGGCAACCATGGCCCTCGGTACGAATAACAATGGTATTACCTCACAAGTAGGAATATAGATTGTCTGCTATGACTGTGGAAGGCACTTTCGCAAGCCTGAATCGTTGCACTACCTTCGTTGGTCATCATACTACATGGTATTTCGTCAATTGTCCactaagaaaaaaattgACGTAAAATTGTTGTGCTACGAAGGCACGTAAGCTCTGGTTGTGTGACGCAGCCCGGGACCGCCAAGGGACAATGTCCTCCTATCTGCCCTTGCAAGGGTTGCCAGATAGGTCCGATCCAGGGTAAGAACACGCGAGATCTGTTCCAACACCGTGAAAATGATAATCATAAGCCGTCTCGGCTTAGCCAATTGGGCTTCGGGATGTATGATCTTGAGGGCCGAAGGAGTCTGTGGAAATGAGCTTAATAAATTGAGTCAGTCCCTTGATGGCGCACAGACTAAGAGTTCTAAGTTAAAGTTATCATAATCCATATCCCTGTTCTCCAAAGAAAGAGTGTCTTCGTATTCATTTGTGTCACCTTTGAGGAGGGAATTTTGTGTGTGAGTGGGTCGGCTTCGGATCGCCATTCGCAAGCTATGGCCATTTTCGGCCATCTATCTGCTTCAAGTGGGCTGTATGCAGCAAATCCATGACATAATTTCAGCTGcagtggaaaaagaaactacCCAAGCTTTGATTAAGTGGGTGAGCTGCGGCAACTTAGGGCAAAGCTTTGTAGCAATGTTTGTCTGCCGGGTTCTTCCGGTAATATGAGGCTTCTTCATGAGAAGCTCCTTCAGCGTAGTCTTGATAAATTCCAAAACCAAATGTTGCTGATCTGATTCGGATGTTAGCTTCTCTCGAGGAACGCCCATTGTGAAAGATCCTATATGTGGACAGGCATACGTCAGCTGAATGTATAGTGCTAGTGTTTCAGAACAATTAAGTAACGATTTACTCGTTAGTGACCACACCCAGTTGACTCTTCCCCAGCCACCAGTCATTGAACAAAGCAGGCTAGGTACTTTGTGTGGTTTTTCAAATCTCTTGACAAGGTCGCTCTTCTCTGTTGTCTCAGGTGCAAAACAAAATCCCGTCCCATGTGCTCACCTTTCCATGGTTTACACGTTTGTAGTACTATGTCTAATCTTTGGACAGTCTCTACTCTCGTAAATAAAATCCTTTCCTTGCGATAACAGACACAATCTCTGGTCAGCCTGCTTGCTGGTAATGATACATTAACCTGGTCTATGTAACCATTGTACCTTGACCCATGCGTTACTGGAGGGTCAGAGAGCCGTATAGCATTCCCATGCTTGTCAATCAAACATTAGCCGAGTTTAGTTCTTACGCACGACCTTCATGACCCCCACACTATCAGACACCAGGATTAAGCTCCTCCAGGACGCCACCATTCGGATTTTTCAGGCGCGAAGACCGGCTAATGCTAGCTATTGGCggctattataatattacatcAGTAACCGCAATCGGCATGCAGTTCCTGCTGCCACTCCGGTTTCAGAATCATGATCGCTGTAGATTTAGTATCACTAGATGCTGATTTCGGTAAGGCGCAGTGTCATTCTGGAGTATACTTTCGGCATCGCGGAGTCACACTTCTGAGGAGCAGCCTTACACAACCTTTCAGGGCACGCTCCTGGAAGCTGACAAGACTAGCACGGTGGCTTGTGATGCAGCTCCTCGTATTCAAAATGTTCTCCCTCACTGACGGAAGGGTCACTCATCTCGCTTGGAGATCTACACTTTCTTGTGCATGGCTTACTTATTGCTGCTCTTTTATTGGTCTTATTGTATGATGTCTCACGAACCGGACCATGATTACCTTGTTTTGACATTCATGAGGATTCAATTCTACAAGTTTTTGCCATTGTCGATCATTCTCACTACATCGTGGAACATATGACCGAGGAAGGTATACTCCGAACTCATGAAAAGGGTTATCATTCAAGACaaggtacatacatactcgttttaccctttcttttcctatACTTCTACAATTTCACGTTTTGATCTGCAGCCTGGTTATAATTACTTCTTACCTTTCTTACCCTAGTCTCTGTTTTCTATAATCAATAAACCTGTGATTATACAAACGGGTAAGGGGACGCGAAGCGCAACCTGGTTTATTTGGTTTTCTTAAGATCAAGTGCATATAACAAGTCACGCAGCCTTGAATATGAAACATATCcaacaaaaaacaaaaataccCAACTGAACGTCAATTATTGTTCCGTCTAAATATTGACATTAATCTCCTATTTTCCAGTATAGATCATGGGTGGGGTGCGTACTTGGTCCTGATTGGTCATGGCTTACAAATGAGGGTCAAATCATTTCCTGCCGGATTCAAAGATTACAATTTCTTCCCCGCAGACTGGTGGATTAGGACCAAAGATACTATGCCATTGCCTGTCCAGACGCTCAGCGACGATCAATATTAATGAGATAGACATACAACAACAGTTCATGGTGAGGAATCTCTGCGATCCCCTCTCAAGGGGAAGTAATCCGTTCATGATGGCTTATGTGAGAAAGTATCCGCATCCGTAGTCTTTTTACACTGCCATATTGAACCCCCATTCATGTTTCACGCCAGTCGCCGCATATCTCTGCTGCCAACACCGTCTCTCTCGTCCTTGAGGCTGCGCCCTTATCTGCCAGGCCGACTGTTGACGAACGCAGCTGCAACGCCCATCATGACCAACACCGAGCAGCAGAATGAACCGCCCCTGTCGGCTAAAGACTTCAAGATATATAACCGAGCGGCAGAGCAAATGGAGTACTACGTAAGTTATTACCTCAATTTAAAGGCAAGCGATTGTCTCGTTTCTCACTAACCCATTCCATCCAGCATGGACTCCTCCGTCTATCATGGAACATGCTCTGGGAGGCGTCGACTAGCGGCCGACTACCTCCGTATATGAAGATGCGGCAATTCATATCCGAAGGACTGCGCTTTGCTCAACATCTGGAGATTCATCATAGTATTGAAGAGAACCATGTCTTTCCTCATctggcgaagaagatgccCGAATTTCGCACGGGCCGGGGTCGCCAAGCTGCTGAACTCTTGCGGCAGCATCGACAGATCCATAAGGGGCTGGAAGAGTTCCAAAAGTATCTAGAGGAGTGTCAGGAGGGAAAGCAAGAGTTGGAATTCGATGTTTTACGGAGcaagatgga
It contains:
- a CDS encoding Ras-GEF domain-containing protein (COG:T;~EggNog:ENOG410PGVB;~InterPro:IPR000651,IPR036964,IPR019804,IPR023578, IPR008937,IPR001895;~PFAM:PF00617,PF00618;~TransMembrane:1 (i42-61o);~go_function: GO:0005085 - guanyl-nucleotide exchange factor activity [Evidence IEA];~go_process: GO:0007264 - small GTPase mediated signal transduction [Evidence IEA]) codes for the protein MAQVEPCDGPALLNVEMMRPIRVGDKIDKCWAMSELTRGSSAILASLLLACGLLSTIVYLHQAAGVTPDINPLLPQARRLASAASLSDLDYARNNTPTTMSSSSQHARKWSTMPIDTNAAPFLSLDYEDEVVYEDDQRQTIKHASICGLVEQLTRHDRLDVSFNETFLMTYPTFVCGRELFEILLQRLNMPPPPGLSDSDLSRWTEQKQKTVRFRVINILKTWLERYWMEPPTESTMDFLRHIHAHVQPLANVPTASQLITIIEHRLKGQDILKRYMTPPNSTVPKPLTPRNMKKLKFLDLDPMEIARQLTIIESRLFARIKPTECLNKSWQKKDTDRPPSIPPSRRTSISTTSSTSSIERTTGVNATILHSNQLANWVGEMILAHDEMKKRVSMIKQFVNIADNCRSLNNFATMMSLISGLATSPIYRLHRTWTQVSPKTRKLLEDMQSLMSSDKNFIKYREKLRAAGPPRIPFLGTYLTDLTFIEDGIPSHTPPPNVMINFSKRIKVADILREIESCQAVGYSLLPVPEIQEFIVRNVQAAGGDVEGMYERSLALEPRMAGEEKMNMGQLGVGMVGMNMGRGGYISTGSHMSSVVIASMAMR
- the SIT2_1 gene encoding siderochrome iron transporter 2 (COG:G;~EggNog:ENOG410QE3G;~InterPro:IPR011701,IPR036259;~PFAM:PF07690;~TransMembrane:14 (i87-104o124-142i154-171o177-199i211-230o242-265i297-320o326-346i366-388o408-427i434-452o458-478i499-519o570-592i);~go_function: GO:0022857 - transmembrane transporter activity [Evidence IEA];~go_process: GO:0055085 - transmembrane transport [Evidence IEA]), which codes for MSPTLITRGRNDVQLAQHVAGADFKDFSYEVEVTSPSNGEGNPDEITLEAWQADEAQKSANVVTHDAPRGMQQAEAAALAWSKKMAYLTYALIWLSFFMLALQSSVSSNVIQNAYANFEAAPEVSTAGIAASVISGVVRLPAAKLLNVWGRTEGFLVFVGVYLLGLVILAACNNPSSYAAGYVLYWVGYDAVYLILDVFMADTAGMRNRAFAFGFASTPFICTAFTGPLAAESIIKRASWRWGYGIFAIVMPFVFIPLAVIFKFYQRKAESMYIYGREPSGRTFWESVVHYFHDFDVIGAFLLTAAFLLLLLPFSLASYGRTEYKSAAFISMIIIGFVLFVLFGLWERFGARNHFIKWRVFKQPTVIGACGLAFCLFFSYYTWELYFYNFCMVVYGLSIGMAGYVGQIYNVGSCFWSAVFGITVYVTRQFKYTCLGFGLPLVLLGAGLMIHFRSAGGGIGYIVMCQIFIAFGGGTLVIGEDMAVMAASDREGVPMMLSLIGLFSSLGGAVGYAVAAAIYTNTFPGALRDALPEGSKDKAMEIYVGGYLTQLEYPIGSVIRDAINAAYGVYMKYACIAAVVAMALGIPCVAIWKNFRLNKPQQNKGQVI
- a CDS encoding hemerythrin domain-containing protein (COG:S;~EggNog:ENOG410PP6I;~InterPro:IPR012312;~PFAM:PF01814) gives rise to the protein MFHASRRISLLPTPSLSSLRLRPYLPGRLLTNAAATPIMTNTEQQNEPPLSAKDFKIYNRAAEQMEYYHGLLRLSWNMLWEASTSGRLPPYMKMRQFISEGLRFAQHLEIHHSIEENHVFPHLAKKMPEFRTGRGRQAAELLRQHRQIHKGLEEFQKYLEECQEGKQELEFDVLRSKMDGWREVLWTHLDQEVKTLGAENMRRYWTKEEMPRIPM